From one Sulfuricurvum sp. genomic stretch:
- a CDS encoding AraC family transcriptional regulator: MNIICHESPFIDSIFHLPLKSYKEDDKFQFIGAPSVHEHIILNDNCAVISFEINGKIHEFNSDLVCGKFTHPPKINIIFKNTAKKLTIIRLKSCGMFKLTDVPVSSMIDTIVPRSSIDKDCVVNQKGDKYVQMIDSIISSEESLKQSYLTTQQIIQYINTHFSHLPTNVSGVIAKEFNISESTLRRYFKKYLGINLSTYIMTVKRKKMIQSLYENNYDSMSVRESGYYDQSHFLNDFKRLYGIPLKQYFKNMKILQTQAPEFMKFVYHCNIQSDI; encoded by the coding sequence ATGAATATTATTTGCCACGAAAGCCCTTTTATTGATTCTATCTTTCATCTTCCGCTTAAGTCTTATAAAGAAGATGATAAATTCCAATTTATCGGCGCACCTTCTGTCCATGAACATATTATATTGAATGACAATTGCGCTGTTATTTCTTTTGAGATCAATGGCAAAATCCATGAGTTTAACAGTGATTTAGTCTGTGGTAAATTTACCCATCCCCCTAAGATAAACATCATATTTAAAAATACTGCTAAAAAATTGACCATTATCCGTTTAAAGTCATGTGGTATGTTCAAGTTAACCGATGTGCCTGTTTCATCTATGATCGATACGATTGTTCCCCGTTCATCCATCGATAAAGATTGTGTTGTCAATCAAAAAGGTGACAAATACGTTCAGATGATTGATAGTATTATCAGCAGTGAAGAGAGTCTGAAACAATCCTATCTTACAACTCAACAAATCATTCAATATATCAATACACATTTTTCGCACCTTCCGACAAATGTGTCCGGTGTCATTGCAAAAGAATTTAATATTTCTGAAAGTACGTTACGACGTTATTTTAAAAAATATCTCGGCATTAATCTTTCCACTTATATCATGACCGTCAAACGTAAAAAAATGATTCAATCCTTATATGAAAACAACTACGATTCTATGAGTGTGAGAGAAAGCGGCTATTATGACCAATCCCATTTTTTGAATGATTTCAAACGTCTTTATGGAATTCCGTTGAAGCAATATTTCAAAAATATGAAAATTTTGCAAACACAAGCACCTGAATTTATGAAATTTGTATATCACTGCAATATTCAAAGTGATATCTAA
- a CDS encoding ankyrin repeat domain-containing protein — MVEQYITWLHDHGFHPDDIEYRGFNGNTPLLLASLQGNAMMVSRLIEAGADLYAINNDFNGVLFNACYANSPEVIRLLVESGADINDTNEEGTTALMYAASASRVECVKMLLSLGADTKLHNEDGFSAIELTSNRDVFLQLRSA, encoded by the coding sequence ATGGTAGAGCAATACATTACATGGCTTCATGATCATGGGTTTCATCCGGACGATATCGAATATCGCGGTTTTAACGGGAATACGCCTCTGTTGCTTGCATCATTGCAGGGAAATGCAATGATGGTATCTAGGCTAATCGAAGCCGGAGCGGACCTATATGCAATCAACAATGACTTTAACGGTGTATTGTTTAATGCCTGTTATGCCAATTCTCCCGAGGTCATCCGTCTCTTGGTTGAATCAGGAGCCGATATCAACGATACCAATGAAGAGGGGACAACGGCATTGATGTATGCTGCTTCCGCTTCACGCGTTGAGTGTGTCAAAATGCTTCTCAGTCTCGGTGCAGATACCAAACTCCATAATGAAGACGGTTTTAGCGCTATAGAACTGACGAGTAACCGTGACGTATTCTTACAACTTCGAAGTGCGTGA
- the nifA gene encoding nif-specific transcriptional activator NifA, which produces MMTFDANIPNREECNTCALTFAYKEINLLYEVAVTLTSTIDINENIEKAMRRLKQHGYLERCALFRKKEDVDELELLASIDLEPYQKKMASYRFGEGATGLAAKSREPIVIENIHNNINYLNKMGNISTQMVSYVAVPLLQDDEVIGVISANIGKKSPLNFDEIVRMLTIVGSLFVGSLKVQQTITKEKESLTELKTYYKEEMQKDYKFENIVGRSTRMQQVFSMINTVAPTDATILIRGETGTGKELIATAIHNLSRRQNGPFIKLNCAAISETLLESELFGHEKGAFTDAREMRKGRFELADGGTLFLDEIGDITPSLQVKLLRILQEQEFERVGGNKTIKTNVRLVAATNRNLEEMVRKGEFREDLFYRLNVIPINLPPLRERYEDVKLLIEHYLNRFMKEHRKTMHFTKGAMELLLDYPWPGNIRELQNTMERIVLICPDGEIQPEMLSHVLPFNYQKLYMQQPEVPVAMMAPAPTYAAAPSTPPPPAPGGPVTRKSLQELEKESIIQALIDSHGIQTKAARALGMSARQIGYKIKQYGIEI; this is translated from the coding sequence ATGATGACGTTTGATGCGAATATACCAAATCGTGAAGAGTGCAATACCTGTGCGCTTACCTTTGCGTATAAAGAGATTAATCTACTTTATGAAGTTGCCGTTACGCTTACCAGCACGATCGATATTAATGAAAATATCGAAAAAGCGATGCGCCGACTCAAACAGCATGGATATTTAGAGCGTTGCGCATTGTTTCGAAAAAAAGAGGATGTAGACGAACTTGAATTGCTGGCATCCATCGATCTTGAGCCTTATCAGAAAAAAATGGCTTCGTACCGATTCGGTGAAGGTGCAACCGGTTTGGCCGCTAAGAGTCGTGAACCGATCGTAATCGAAAATATCCATAACAATATCAATTACCTCAATAAAATGGGGAATATTTCGACACAGATGGTCTCGTATGTTGCCGTACCGCTGTTGCAAGATGATGAGGTTATCGGTGTAATTTCTGCCAATATCGGGAAAAAAAGCCCTCTGAATTTTGATGAGATCGTCCGAATGCTCACCATCGTCGGATCTCTTTTTGTAGGTTCCCTCAAAGTCCAGCAAACGATTACGAAAGAAAAAGAATCATTGACGGAACTGAAAACCTACTACAAAGAAGAGATGCAAAAAGATTATAAATTTGAAAATATTGTTGGACGTTCTACCCGTATGCAACAGGTCTTTTCGATGATTAATACCGTTGCACCGACTGATGCGACGATATTGATCCGCGGGGAAACAGGAACCGGTAAAGAGTTGATCGCAACCGCGATTCACAATCTCAGTCGTCGACAAAACGGGCCGTTTATTAAACTGAATTGTGCCGCCATCAGTGAAACCCTTCTCGAGTCTGAGCTCTTCGGTCATGAAAAAGGGGCTTTTACGGATGCTCGTGAGATGCGTAAAGGACGATTTGAGTTGGCAGATGGAGGTACATTGTTTCTGGATGAAATCGGAGATATTACACCATCGCTTCAAGTAAAACTGCTCCGTATTCTTCAAGAACAGGAATTCGAACGGGTCGGTGGAAATAAAACGATCAAAACCAATGTCCGTCTGGTTGCCGCAACAAACCGTAATTTGGAGGAGATGGTACGAAAAGGCGAGTTCCGTGAGGACTTGTTTTATCGTTTGAATGTTATCCCTATCAATCTTCCGCCATTACGTGAACGATATGAAGACGTCAAACTGTTGATCGAACATTATCTAAACCGTTTTATGAAAGAACATCGAAAAACGATGCATTTTACAAAAGGTGCGATGGAGCTTCTTTTGGATTATCCATGGCCCGGAAATATCCGAGAACTTCAAAATACGATGGAGCGTATTGTATTGATTTGTCCGGATGGTGAAATCCAGCCAGAGATGTTAAGTCATGTTCTTCCGTTTAATTATCAAAAACTTTATATGCAGCAGCCTGAAGTACCTGTTGCAATGATGGCACCTGCTCCAACGTATGCAGCTGCGCCGAGTACACCCCCTCCTCCAGCACCCGGTGGGCCGGTTACACGAAAAAGCCTTCAAGAGCTGGAAAAAGAATCTATCATACAGGCATTGATCGATTCGCACGGAATTCAGACAAAAGCGGCGCGGGCATTAGGTATGAGTGCTCGACAAATCGGGTATAAAATCAAACAATACGGGATAGAAATTTAA
- a CDS encoding diguanylate cyclase codes for MSSPVKTFYCSMSIADVLDEMSQAEYDKIVAINEKQVVIGVMDRRHLLSLCYTQLTPLIKHEHNIIHSMLGLAGENERSLLKLATTDSLTGIGNRRLFEEIFQAHQSLGERFDVTLFLLMFDIDNFKTINDTFGHVVGDSVLKELTKLVSQSIRKSDIFIRWGGEEFTILLQYPDPMSVMNIAEHIRQTIDQHSFTTSVHVTCSFGMTAIYPTDSLEQVIERADKALYRAKVDGKNTVRMEIS; via the coding sequence ATGAGTTCACCGGTTAAAACGTTTTATTGTTCTATGTCAATTGCGGATGTATTAGACGAAATGTCCCAAGCTGAATATGACAAAATTGTAGCTATAAATGAAAAGCAAGTTGTAATCGGCGTGATGGATCGGCGTCATTTATTGTCGTTATGTTATACACAACTTACCCCTTTGATTAAACATGAGCATAATATCATCCATTCCATGTTGGGTTTAGCAGGAGAAAATGAACGTAGTTTATTGAAATTGGCAACGACTGACTCTCTAACCGGTATCGGGAACCGTCGATTATTTGAGGAGATTTTTCAAGCACATCAAAGTCTTGGCGAGCGTTTCGATGTAACCTTGTTTTTACTGATGTTTGATATTGATAATTTCAAAACCATTAATGACACATTCGGTCATGTCGTCGGTGACTCGGTCCTAAAAGAGTTGACGAAATTAGTCAGCCAATCAATTCGTAAATCTGATATATTTATTCGCTGGGGCGGAGAAGAATTTACAATATTACTGCAATATCCGGATCCTATGAGTGTCATGAATATTGCTGAACATATTCGTCAAACCATTGATCAACACAGTTTTACAACGAGCGTACACGTTACTTGCAGTTTTGGAATGACTGCGATCTATCCGACCGATAGCCTTGAGCAGGTAATTGAACGGGCAGATAAAGCACTTTATCGTGCAAAAGTCGATGGCAAAAATACAGTCAGGATGGAAATTTCTTAA
- a CDS encoding redoxin family protein, with protein sequence MQITVHGTPTALEGKEMTIWREAPAARVTNLDGSQNVIGMIAPTAQLLIAIPSLKTEVCSLGAKKFNDLIKQFKKLKTVMVTTDDAEFVNDFVTREGIDGADVVIDTNRDFAKKFGLLITEGKLKDRLARAVFVIDQEGMISYKEVVAEITDEVDYDKCIEAVDKAANFKKKGHDHENWMGV encoded by the coding sequence ATGCAAATTACCGTTCACGGAACACCTACAGCGTTAGAGGGAAAAGAGATGACAATATGGCGTGAAGCCCCTGCGGCACGCGTTACAAACTTAGACGGCAGCCAGAATGTCATCGGAATGATCGCTCCGACGGCACAGCTGTTAATTGCAATCCCATCGCTTAAAACCGAAGTGTGTTCATTGGGTGCTAAAAAGTTCAATGACCTTATAAAACAATTTAAAAAGCTCAAAACTGTCATGGTTACAACAGATGATGCCGAATTTGTGAACGATTTTGTCACACGTGAAGGAATTGACGGAGCTGATGTCGTTATCGATACGAATCGTGATTTTGCAAAAAAATTCGGTCTTCTAATCACCGAGGGAAAACTCAAAGACAGACTTGCACGCGCAGTATTTGTAATCGATCAGGAAGGGATGATCAGTTATAAAGAAGTCGTTGCAGAAATTACAGATGAAGTCGATTATGACAAATGCATCGAAGCGGTTGATAAAGCTGCCAATTTTAAGAAAAAAGGGCACGACCACGAAAATTGGATGGGTGTCTAA